From the genome of Streptomyces sp. NBC_01317, one region includes:
- the tgmA gene encoding putative ATP-grasp-modified RiPP, producing MTTAVEQPATAPWGVARLAPYPTTVQRPHASVAVDAGTQLGVFRDLAGRVVEMGAHGTSKGTETSTTTNSDSKNDQGQDQDSEQD from the coding sequence GTGACAACCGCCGTCGAACAGCCCGCCACCGCGCCGTGGGGCGTCGCCCGCCTCGCCCCGTACCCAACCACCGTCCAGCGCCCGCACGCCTCGGTCGCCGTCGACGCCGGCACGCAGCTCGGGGTGTTCCGCGACCTCGCCGGCCGGGTGGTCGAGATGGGTGCGCACGGCACCAGCAAGGGCACCGAGACCTCGACCACAACGAACTCGGACTCCAAGAACGATCAAGGGCAGGACCAGGACTCCGAGCAGGACTGA
- a CDS encoding XRE family transcriptional regulator gives MIARSPASRAATGAVAGFVFRLARESIPRTQAQLAEELTADLATVQGWESGRRPLANVKAGTLSDLRRRLAALGAAASVLRLLDAAMDADRLIGTALDPPGPVREHPLAGWVHTRDTAHMIAWAVNGTTPPALANCPVPPRRGPVAKAPLLGSQERDAFFTHLWEVAESAGGSGEGGALLHRQALYLTSYDRSPEASGWRAQALHARRDVLAVRGWTPRWAEARSTTTALARLGDPQPLLDFIERSMADDDTAETANLNYWAYWLGVSPLPQANDGFMRSRVPPGWEPPSLLRSLVEGLHQAPGYVDLYVHSLWALVTAHKWLPLVSPDLAVRLCEQTGALLDGCRISPRSRRELSEVHYVLRDHRR, from the coding sequence ATGATCGCCAGGTCGCCGGCGAGCCGTGCCGCTACGGGCGCAGTCGCGGGGTTCGTCTTCCGTCTCGCACGCGAGAGCATCCCGCGTACCCAGGCTCAGTTGGCGGAGGAGTTGACGGCAGACCTCGCCACGGTGCAGGGATGGGAGTCCGGTCGTCGTCCGCTGGCCAACGTGAAGGCAGGCACTCTCTCAGACCTGCGGCGCCGACTGGCCGCCCTGGGTGCGGCCGCTTCGGTCCTTCGACTGCTCGACGCCGCGATGGACGCCGACCGTCTCATCGGTACGGCTCTCGATCCCCCGGGTCCTGTGCGCGAGCACCCCCTCGCCGGCTGGGTGCACACCCGGGACACCGCCCACATGATCGCTTGGGCTGTGAACGGCACCACTCCGCCCGCCTTGGCGAACTGTCCGGTTCCGCCCCGCCGGGGCCCTGTGGCCAAAGCTCCTCTCCTCGGCTCGCAGGAGCGCGACGCCTTTTTCACGCACCTCTGGGAAGTGGCCGAGTCCGCCGGCGGCTCGGGGGAGGGCGGCGCCCTGCTCCACCGCCAGGCGCTCTACCTCACCTCGTACGATCGGAGTCCGGAGGCGTCGGGATGGCGGGCCCAAGCCCTTCACGCCCGCCGAGACGTCCTCGCGGTCCGAGGCTGGACGCCGCGCTGGGCCGAGGCCCGCTCGACCACGACCGCTCTCGCACGTCTCGGAGACCCGCAGCCCCTGCTCGACTTCATCGAACGCTCGATGGCCGATGACGACACCGCCGAGACCGCGAACCTCAACTACTGGGCGTATTGGCTGGGCGTCTCGCCCCTGCCGCAGGCGAACGACGGCTTCATGCGGAGCCGGGTACCCCCGGGGTGGGAGCCTCCGTCACTCCTGCGCTCGTTGGTCGAGGGTCTTCATCAGGCACCCGGCTATGTCGACCTGTACGTGCACTCCCTCTGGGCGCTCGTGACGGCCCACAAGTGGCTCCCTCTCGTCTCGCCCGATCTGGCCGTCCGGCTTTGCGAGCAGACTGGGGCACTGCTCGACGGCTGCCGGATCTCACCGCGTTCAAGGCGGGAACTCAGTGAGGTGCACTACGTTCTACGCGACCACCGCAGGTGA
- a CDS encoding HD domain-containing protein — MAEDTDQAKGTAGFLFEMGMLKRAKRSGWWIAGVKDPETIAEHSFRVGLIGSVLAMMEGADPAKTALLGLWHDTQETRVSDIPHIGRRYLDAASNEKVTADQVSAAHPAVRAGAQRIVEEYETGDSLEVICAHDADKLECLIQAVEYREQGCANVQGWIDSSLEKLKTASAQALAEAALNMTSVEWQKTYLS, encoded by the coding sequence ATGGCGGAAGACACGGATCAGGCGAAGGGCACCGCAGGATTCCTGTTCGAGATGGGCATGCTGAAGCGGGCCAAACGGTCCGGGTGGTGGATCGCCGGCGTCAAGGACCCGGAGACCATCGCCGAGCACTCCTTCCGTGTCGGCCTCATCGGTTCGGTCCTCGCCATGATGGAAGGCGCCGACCCGGCGAAGACGGCGCTGCTCGGTCTCTGGCACGACACGCAGGAGACGCGCGTCAGCGACATCCCTCACATTGGCCGCCGCTACCTCGACGCGGCATCGAACGAGAAGGTGACCGCGGACCAGGTGTCGGCGGCGCACCCGGCGGTGCGAGCGGGGGCTCAGCGGATCGTCGAGGAGTACGAGACGGGCGACTCCCTGGAAGTCATCTGTGCGCACGACGCGGACAAACTCGAGTGCCTCATCCAGGCGGTCGAGTATCGCGAGCAGGGCTGCGCGAACGTTCAGGGATGGATCGACAGCAGCCTTGAGAAGCTCAAGACCGCCTCGGCTCAGGCGCTTGCCGAGGCCGCCTTGAACATGACCTCGGTGGAATGGCAGAAGACGTACCTGTCCTGA
- a CDS encoding TerD family protein, with protein sequence MGVTLAKGGNVSLSKAAPDLTQVLVGLGWDARSTTGAPFDLDASALLCQSGRVLGDEWFIFYNNLTSPDGSVEHTGDNLTGEGDGDDESLLVDLSKVPAHCDKIVFPVSIHDADNRGQTFGQVSNAFIRVANQADGQELARYDLSEDASTETAMIFGELYRYGGEWKFRAVGQGYASGLRGIALDFGVNVS encoded by the coding sequence ATGGGCGTCACGCTCGCCAAGGGAGGCAATGTCTCCCTCTCCAAGGCCGCACCCGATCTCACCCAGGTGCTGGTCGGTCTCGGCTGGGACGCGCGCTCCACCACCGGAGCGCCCTTCGACCTGGACGCCAGCGCACTCCTCTGCCAGTCGGGCCGGGTGCTGGGCGACGAATGGTTCATCTTCTACAACAACCTGACGAGCCCGGACGGCTCCGTCGAGCACACGGGCGACAACCTGACCGGTGAGGGGGACGGCGACGACGAATCGCTGCTGGTCGATCTCTCCAAGGTGCCGGCCCACTGCGACAAGATCGTTTTCCCGGTGTCCATCCATGACGCCGACAATCGCGGGCAGACTTTCGGTCAGGTCAGCAATGCCTTCATCCGGGTGGCCAACCAGGCGGACGGGCAGGAACTCGCCCGGTACGACCTGAGCGAGGACGCCTCCACCGAAACCGCGATGATCTTCGGCGAGCTCTACCGGTACGGCGGTGAATGGAAGTTCCGTGCGGTAGGGCAGGGGTACGCGTCCGGTCTGCGGGGCATCGCTCTAGACTTCGGGGTCAACGTTTCGTAA